A genomic segment from Nicotiana tabacum cultivar K326 chromosome 9, ASM71507v2, whole genome shotgun sequence encodes:
- the LOC107800439 gene encoding uncharacterized protein LOC107800439 isoform X2, which produces MGALAPLSHWIPEDDLLLKNAIEAGASLESLAKGAVQFSRRFTVQELQDRWHALLYDTVVSAEASALMIEFDHSASTPKCNRFENSKESKKSVLMKRKSESIRSCYYAMRKRIRNDPFDSMDMNFLGGAGNNDEPQSVDCVFIDSIRDTFGNQQLNVDVICNGILEHGLDDCVCASDGVTASPCFPIGLRNHNGDIPLSSFNVPEDFHNAGEESVALTENQSTVGELGQLKELPVCGLFEAEALEPNLPSMAGQCDDNLINSSGFESQVFNSPVPHCGLSFDNLGYSPTPPEMPDWSTIGDISIPALPDFEEGLNVQNTFVVAIDGSTNKTVASGYGVVSSKSNVRDDMSCDELTNSAPSTDDYLAELSKSLLNFSDEEDLFGADGNETIDKSYFDGLSSLLLDCPAGGGDMLDKGVSEASNAPDERLTILDDACPREFSDKCAYQYGDKPLASSSEFQMLSSALTVNPAFPEMRGGVICCTLSSEDPEVPSNDDVFLPVRMPSTSFLSMAHWKYDETYHPLSSSVKDLSINQRTNDGRAVLKKNNQNSHSEYSTSYQMIEPPSKSEMFNSDHKVKHELPNDNNQHVLRRNLNTSDSPRPVISGKFSAVNPCQGAVKENIAKDEHGKSLSWNYADASQCLEKKAICTKEHGTTTIFQKNEPILAETVLMKTTIPEASPNNFSSDSEEFLYESDEDIPYFSDVEALILDMDLSPNNQDIYSSKGVRTYQVEDPRTIIRLEQADHACERRDIAAHGAFAVLAGRRSKHFIRKSAVLLGRASADVKVDIDLGRESRHHKISRRQATIKMDMGGLFHLRNVGKYSIHVNGKEVHPKQSLTLTSGSFIELVAKIVVMILNNLLNHLSLSSHRQIVAR; this is translated from the exons GCTGGTGCTTCTTTGGAATCACTTGCAAAAGGTGCAGTTCAATTTTCCCGGAGATTTACGGTTCAAGAATTGCAAGATCGATGGCATGCTCTCCTTTATGATACAGTTGTTTCCGCTGAAGCATCAGCACTCATGATTGAGTTTGACCACTCTGCATCGACACCGAAATGTAATAGGTTTGAGAATTCCAAGGAAAGTAAAAAATCTGTTTTAATGAAGAGAAAAAGTGAGAGTATCCGCTCATGTTATTATGCTATGCGTAAGAGAATCCGGAATGACCCATTTGACTCGATGGATATGAATTTTCTTGGTGGAGCTGGTAACAATGACGAGCCTCAGTCTGTGGATTGTGTATTTATAGATTCAATAAGAGATACCTTTGGTAATCAACAATTAAATGTTGACGTCATATGCAATGGCATTCTGGAACATGGGCTTGATGATTGCGTCTGTGCTAGTGATGGTGTTACTGCTTCTCCTTGTTTTCCGATTGGACTCCGCAATCATAATGGAGACATTCCTCTTAGCAGCTTTAATGTTCCTGAGGACTTCCATAATGCTGGTGAAGAAAGTGTTGCCCTTACTGAGAATCAAAGCACTGTTGGAGAATTGGGCCAATTGAAGGAATTGCCTGTTTGTGGATTATTTGAAGCTGAGGCTTTAGAACCTAATTTGCCATCTATGGCAGGTCAATGTGATGATAATTTGATAAACTCTTCTGGATTTGAAAGCCAGGTCTTTAACTCACCAGTTCCACATTGTGGTTTGTCATTTGACAACCTTGGTTATTCACCTACTCCACCTGAAATGCCAGATTGGAGTACAATTGGAGATATTTCTATCCCAGCTCTGCCTGATTTCGAGGAAGGACTGAATGTACAGAATACTTTTGTAGTTGCTATTGATGGCAGTACGAATAAAACAGTTGCATCAGGATATGGTGTTGTAAGTTCAAAGTCCAACGTGAGAGACGATATGTCATGTGATGAACTGACAAATTCGGCACCTAGTACTGATGACTACTTAGCAGAGTTGTCAAAATCTTTGCTCAACTTTTCAGATGAGGAAGATCTATTTGGCGCTGATGGAAATGAAACGATCGATAAGTCTTATTTTGATGGCTTGAGCTCACTTCTCTTGGATTGTCCTGCTGGTGGAGGTGACATGCTTGACAAAGGTGTATCAGAGGCTTCAAATGCTCCAGACGAACGGCTTACTATTCTTGATGATGCTTGTCCCAGAGAATTCAGTGACAAATGTGCGTACCAATATGGTGATAAGCCTCTAGCTTCCAGTTCAGAGTTTCAAATGCTATCCTCCGCATTAACCGTCAATCCGGCTTTTCCTGAAATGCGTGGTGGAGTTATTTGTTGCACATTAAGCTCTGAGGACCCAGAAGTTCCTAGCAATGATGATGTTTTTCTTCCTGTTCGGATGCCGTCAACATCATTTCTGTCTATGGCACATTGGAAATATGATGAGACTTATCATCCATTATCCTCGTCTGTCAAAGATTTGTCCATTAATCAAAGGACCAATGATGGACGAGCTGTCTTGAAGAAAAATAACCAAAATAGTCATTCGGAATACAGTACTTCTTATCAGATGATTGAACCGCCATCAAAATCGGAAATGTTCAATAGTGATCACAAAGTTAAGCATGAGTTGCCCAACGATAATAACCAACATGTTCTGCGGAGGAATCTGAACACTTCTGATAGTCCAAGACCAGTCATTTCAGGAAAATTTAGTGCAGTAAATCCCTGCCAAGGAGCTGTTAAAGAAAATATCGCAAAGGATGAACATGGAAAAAGTCTCAGTTGGAATTATGCTGATGCCTCCCAGTGCTTGGAGAAGAAAGCCATTTGCACTAAGGAACACGGCACTACCACCATCTTTCAAAAGAATGAACCTATACTTGCTGAAACTGTCCTCATGAAAACAACAATCCCTGAAGcaagtccaaacaatttttcATCAGATTCGGAAGAGTTTCTTTATGAGAGTGATGAGGACATACCCTACTTTTCTGATGTTGAAGCTCTG ATCCTTGATATGGATTTGAGCCCAAATAACCAGGATATATATTCTAGTAAGGGAG TCAGAACGTATCAGGTTGAAGATCCTAGAACGATCATCAGGCTGGAGCAGGCTGATCATGCTTGTGAACGGAGAGATATTGCTGCACATGGAGCATTTGCTGTTTTAGCTGGCCGTCGCTCAAAGCATTTTATTAGAAAATCGGCG GTGCTACTGGGAAGAGCATCTGCAGATGTTAAAGTTGACATCGACTTGGGCAGAGAAAGTCGCCATCATAAAATTTCTAGACGACAG GCAACTATAAAGATGGACATGGGTGGACTATTCCATTTGCGGAATGTTGGAAAATATTCAATTCATGTGAACGGCAAAGAAGTACATCCTAAACAGAGTCTAACCCTCACTTCTGGTTCCTTCATTGAG TTGGTGGCTAAAATTGTGGTTATGATTTTGAACAATCTGCTAAATCATCTGTCGCTCTCAAGTCATAGGCAAATAGTTGCCAGATAA
- the LOC107800439 gene encoding uncharacterized protein LOC107800439 isoform X1, translating to MGALAPLSHWIPEDDLLLKNAIEAGASLESLAKGAVQFSRRFTVQELQDRWHALLYDTVVSAEASALMIEFDHSASTPKCNRFENSKESKKSVLMKRKSESIRSCYYAMRKRIRNDPFDSMDMNFLGGAGNNDEPQSVDCVFIDSIRDTFGNQQLNVDVICNGILEHGLDDCVCASDGVTASPCFPIGLRNHNGDIPLSSFNVPEDFHNAGEESVALTENQSTVGELGQLKELPVCGLFEAEALEPNLPSMAGQCDDNLINSSGFESQVFNSPVPHCGLSFDNLGYSPTPPEMPDWSTIGDISIPALPDFEEGLNVQNTFVVAIDGSTNKTVASGYGVVSSKSNVRDDMSCDELTNSAPSTDDYLAELSKSLLNFSDEEDLFGADGNETIDKSYFDGLSSLLLDCPAGGGDMLDKGVSEASNAPDERLTILDDACPREFSDKCAYQYGDKPLASSSEFQMLSSALTVNPAFPEMRGGVICCTLSSEDPEVPSNDDVFLPVRMPSTSFLSMAHWKYDETYHPLSSSVKDLSINQRTNDGRAVLKKNNQNSHSEYSTSYQMIEPPSKSEMFNSDHKVKHELPNDNNQHVLRRNLNTSDSPRPVISGKFSAVNPCQGAVKENIAKDEHGKSLSWNYADASQCLEKKAICTKEHGTTTIFQKNEPILAETVLMKTTIPEASPNNFSSDSEEFLYESDEDIPYFSDVEALILDMDLSPNNQDIYSSKGVRTYQVEDPRTIIRLEQADHACERRDIAAHGAFAVLAGRRSKHFIRKSAVLLGRASADVKVDIDLGRESRHHKISRRQATIKMDMGGLFHLRNVGKYSIHVNGKEVHPKQSLTLTSGSFIEVRDLTFSFEINQSEVKRYIDILKESQSQDIKA from the exons GCTGGTGCTTCTTTGGAATCACTTGCAAAAGGTGCAGTTCAATTTTCCCGGAGATTTACGGTTCAAGAATTGCAAGATCGATGGCATGCTCTCCTTTATGATACAGTTGTTTCCGCTGAAGCATCAGCACTCATGATTGAGTTTGACCACTCTGCATCGACACCGAAATGTAATAGGTTTGAGAATTCCAAGGAAAGTAAAAAATCTGTTTTAATGAAGAGAAAAAGTGAGAGTATCCGCTCATGTTATTATGCTATGCGTAAGAGAATCCGGAATGACCCATTTGACTCGATGGATATGAATTTTCTTGGTGGAGCTGGTAACAATGACGAGCCTCAGTCTGTGGATTGTGTATTTATAGATTCAATAAGAGATACCTTTGGTAATCAACAATTAAATGTTGACGTCATATGCAATGGCATTCTGGAACATGGGCTTGATGATTGCGTCTGTGCTAGTGATGGTGTTACTGCTTCTCCTTGTTTTCCGATTGGACTCCGCAATCATAATGGAGACATTCCTCTTAGCAGCTTTAATGTTCCTGAGGACTTCCATAATGCTGGTGAAGAAAGTGTTGCCCTTACTGAGAATCAAAGCACTGTTGGAGAATTGGGCCAATTGAAGGAATTGCCTGTTTGTGGATTATTTGAAGCTGAGGCTTTAGAACCTAATTTGCCATCTATGGCAGGTCAATGTGATGATAATTTGATAAACTCTTCTGGATTTGAAAGCCAGGTCTTTAACTCACCAGTTCCACATTGTGGTTTGTCATTTGACAACCTTGGTTATTCACCTACTCCACCTGAAATGCCAGATTGGAGTACAATTGGAGATATTTCTATCCCAGCTCTGCCTGATTTCGAGGAAGGACTGAATGTACAGAATACTTTTGTAGTTGCTATTGATGGCAGTACGAATAAAACAGTTGCATCAGGATATGGTGTTGTAAGTTCAAAGTCCAACGTGAGAGACGATATGTCATGTGATGAACTGACAAATTCGGCACCTAGTACTGATGACTACTTAGCAGAGTTGTCAAAATCTTTGCTCAACTTTTCAGATGAGGAAGATCTATTTGGCGCTGATGGAAATGAAACGATCGATAAGTCTTATTTTGATGGCTTGAGCTCACTTCTCTTGGATTGTCCTGCTGGTGGAGGTGACATGCTTGACAAAGGTGTATCAGAGGCTTCAAATGCTCCAGACGAACGGCTTACTATTCTTGATGATGCTTGTCCCAGAGAATTCAGTGACAAATGTGCGTACCAATATGGTGATAAGCCTCTAGCTTCCAGTTCAGAGTTTCAAATGCTATCCTCCGCATTAACCGTCAATCCGGCTTTTCCTGAAATGCGTGGTGGAGTTATTTGTTGCACATTAAGCTCTGAGGACCCAGAAGTTCCTAGCAATGATGATGTTTTTCTTCCTGTTCGGATGCCGTCAACATCATTTCTGTCTATGGCACATTGGAAATATGATGAGACTTATCATCCATTATCCTCGTCTGTCAAAGATTTGTCCATTAATCAAAGGACCAATGATGGACGAGCTGTCTTGAAGAAAAATAACCAAAATAGTCATTCGGAATACAGTACTTCTTATCAGATGATTGAACCGCCATCAAAATCGGAAATGTTCAATAGTGATCACAAAGTTAAGCATGAGTTGCCCAACGATAATAACCAACATGTTCTGCGGAGGAATCTGAACACTTCTGATAGTCCAAGACCAGTCATTTCAGGAAAATTTAGTGCAGTAAATCCCTGCCAAGGAGCTGTTAAAGAAAATATCGCAAAGGATGAACATGGAAAAAGTCTCAGTTGGAATTATGCTGATGCCTCCCAGTGCTTGGAGAAGAAAGCCATTTGCACTAAGGAACACGGCACTACCACCATCTTTCAAAAGAATGAACCTATACTTGCTGAAACTGTCCTCATGAAAACAACAATCCCTGAAGcaagtccaaacaatttttcATCAGATTCGGAAGAGTTTCTTTATGAGAGTGATGAGGACATACCCTACTTTTCTGATGTTGAAGCTCTG ATCCTTGATATGGATTTGAGCCCAAATAACCAGGATATATATTCTAGTAAGGGAG TCAGAACGTATCAGGTTGAAGATCCTAGAACGATCATCAGGCTGGAGCAGGCTGATCATGCTTGTGAACGGAGAGATATTGCTGCACATGGAGCATTTGCTGTTTTAGCTGGCCGTCGCTCAAAGCATTTTATTAGAAAATCGGCG GTGCTACTGGGAAGAGCATCTGCAGATGTTAAAGTTGACATCGACTTGGGCAGAGAAAGTCGCCATCATAAAATTTCTAGACGACAG GCAACTATAAAGATGGACATGGGTGGACTATTCCATTTGCGGAATGTTGGAAAATATTCAATTCATGTGAACGGCAAAGAAGTACATCCTAAACAGAGTCTAACCCTCACTTCTGGTTCCTTCATTGAG GTAAGGGATCTTACATTTTCATTTGAGATTAATCAAAGTGAAGTAAAGCGGTATATAGACATCTTGAAGGAAAGTCAAAGTCAGGATATCAAAGCTTGA